CAAGGCTTTGCGGCTGACGGCCTGAATGGTGTAGATCACCACGTTTCGGCCCGTGGCCTTGGGTTTGTACTTGGGAATCTTTGGTTCAGCCAGGAATTTGTCAGGGTCGCGGGCATATTCGGCAGTGGCGGCAAAATAGCTGGTCCAGTCCTGGCACACCTGTTTTAAAACCTGTTGACTGACCTTGGCCGGCAATCCCCGGTAGGCGTCGCCCGCTTTTAACCGAACATCGAGTTGTTCATATGAAAACACCGTCCCCACCTCGAAAAACCGTTGTCGCTGTTCATAGAGCGCCAGGTTATAGAGGTTCTTTGACCGAAAGCAGAGGTCATCGGCTTCGGCGAAGAATGGGGAGTCAGGTTTGATGTGATGTTTTTCAACTCGAATCATGGTGGCAGTTTAAATTACAAAGTGTTAAGGGGCAAGTCTTTTTTCATCAACCGTAAAGAATTTGTTCCCGGTATAAATGATCGTGATTGGTTAGAGATAGGTATAAAAAATAAAACTGAATTCAATACCAGTTTGTAGTCAGTAGTCAGTAGTCAGTAGTTCACTCAATTTATTTGGGTGAATCACTTGACTGTTTTCTCATGCGGGGATTCCACTGCAAGTTGATATAACAACTTGGCTTTGGCTTGCATTCTCTTCTTCAAACAGGTTAAACCAAAGCACTCTCAGTCTTTGAACTCTGAACCTCAAACCAGAATTTTCTTTCATATGGCTGGAAATTCACTTCTTGTGGGTGCTAAGATCAGGTACAGACTCATTGTTCCGCACAGCTCACGTTCCTTGCCTCTGCCCTCCTGCTGAGAAGATCAGAAACCCGTCTTTCCAATCACCGCCTGATACCATTTTGAAATCATCACCCTGATTTGGCAGAAGGGTTAAACCATTGAAACAATTGCATTTCCCTGAACCCTGAACCCTAACTGGTATTATTTTCCACTCGGTCTCAGAGTGCGCTGGAGAATCGCATGAAACGTCTCGACCAGGTTATTGACGTCATCATCGAACGCTACGACACGGAAAACAACCTCATGGTCAAGGAACACACCATCACCGATATGATTGCCCAAAATGGTGTTTCTATCCTGACTCGCAATCAGATACCGGTTGGGGATTTCCTGCTGTTTAAGACAGCGGATGGCTATTTTCAATCCTCGGCGGTCGTCAAATCCGCCCGGTTTGCCGAGGATTTTATCCAGCGCCTGACGCTCGAATTTGTCGGCGAAGACTGGCAAAAGAAATGGATTTATGCCCATTCGGAAACGGTAAGCCCGCTCCTCGAAGAGTTTTATGACATCGCTGAAGAAATGTCCATGCTGCTCCAGATCCTGATGCAGGACCGTGATCAGGGACAGTCGCCCGATGAAGTATTTCTGCTTCAGCTCCAGGAAAACGTAGACCGCCTCCGCAGCATTACTTTTCGCATCCGCAAGGCATGAAAGTCGTCCCGACCGGCACAAACTTGTCTTTTTGAAGAATTTGACCATCCGCCGTCAAAGCCACAACCGAAAGTCTCCAGGTAGTAGCAGCAGGTGGAAACTTCAATTTGACACTCACCCTTCCTTGATGATCTGTTGCCAGACGTGGCGCCCAGAGTGCTGTTTCCGTAAAATCCTGCCGGAGGTGTGGTGCTGTAGGCCGCTTTGGTGACCTGACAGGTACGCGCAGACCCCGGTTGGCCGGCATGGGTGTTGTATGAAAGTAATTTGGCGCATACCACACGTTCATATTGGTGGTATTGCTTTGCATTCGGCCAATCTCCAGTTCCGTCACCTCACCAATACGGAGTACCAGGTTGATCAATGTAACCCGTTCAACATCAACCACAACTGGTTGTATTGAGCGCGGTAGAAGATTTTCAGAATCCGAAATAATTTCATATTGCCCAGGCGGCAAATTATTGATCAGGTAGGTTCCATCCTGGTTCGTCCAGTGGTAGGTCAGTCTTCCCGTCGTTTCGTTCTTTAGTTCCAGCCGAACATTACTGAGTGGATTTCCAAACTCATCACTTACCAAACCAACCATCGCACCAGAACCTGGCCTGGAGGAACCTGGTTGTGCCTGGTGGCTGGGTGGCGCAACCTCCAGCAAAACTGAAGATGTGGCCAGTGTGAACCCCGAGCCAGCGTGTCTTTTGTCGGGCCCAGGGCTGCAGAGTGAAATTGTCCACCATTCTGATGTTTTGGATTCAGGCAGTTCACTCAACGAATTTTTCTTGAAGAGTACAAAGCAAGGGCTGCCCCACGGATCCCGAAGTTGTTCCAAATCAAGGCCGTTTTGTTTGAGGGCCGCCTGTAATGCAGCTTCGCGGTTTTCAGGTTTGAGAATCGCTTCCCCCGAATGAAACACCGTGGCCGTGAATTGTTCCCGTACCTTGCGGAAGGAATCCAAAACTGATGCCGTCAGGAGAAATCCTCCCCGGTCCAATGCGCTGCCATCATAAAATTCGTCGCTCGGAGAGGCTTGCCCACGCTCACCCGTACTTCGCACCAGAATGGCATAACAGCTTCTCAAAATCGGGAAGTCAAAAAACAACCCGCGCCCCCATTCATCGCGCCGATGATCGAGGTCAATTCCCTGGCGCGCCATCTCAGTCTTGAGCGTGTCATAGTCGCGAATGTAGATTCCTGTGTGCTGAAAATAGCTGGCACTGGCCTGATCAATGGCTTTTTTGAGCGCCGTCGAATATACCCATCCACATTCGCCAGCCAGAAAATCATCTATGGTCTTGGGGGTTCGATCTGGTCCAGAGCTATAGATTTCCAGCACGTCACGCGCCTGCCTCCGCGTCACTGTTACCTGATAGGGCATTCCCCACGGATCACGAAGCGCAGCAAAGCTTTGACCACCAGCCGCCACAATGGACTCAACCTGCGCAACGGTTTCAGGTCGAGTGATTGCCTGAGTGACATGCGCTTTCACCAGATCAAGGAGTGGCTCAAGCTGTTTCTGAATATCTGGTTGAAAGAAATGAGCGATACATCGTGCTCCCCAGAGATCGGTATCTTCACGAAAGAACTCGGGTACTGAATACCATTGCCAGGCAAGCACTTCCGCCACCAGTTGGAGTTCGTCCGAGATCGGCTGCGCCGGATCAAGACGGGAGAGGTCCGATAGCGAAAGCCTGCCTATCATCCAGCGTCCACGAGCTTGGTCAAGTCCGCCGTCATAGCAGATTGGCCCTGTTTCCTCTCCATCGTTCTGAATGTGCATTGGAATTGCACAATCAACGACCGATACACCAAGGACACCTGTCACGGGTTTCCCATCTGTGGTTTGGAGATGACATACAATTTCTGCCTCGGCGCCGGGCTCAATCATTTTGCTCGAAGTATCAATTGTCAGCCGTGGGACCTCATCCGGCACATACACAACCCACTGGCCCGGTAGAATCCATTCAGAGGAAAAGTGAGGCGACGTCACAGCCACCAGCAGCTTTCCTTTTAGATTTGGCTGGTATGGAAACACAACACTGGTTTTCCCTGGTTTGAGCGGCACAACTTTGCTCGCCACAATCTCATTTCCACGTATTACTGAAACCTGCCCCCAGCATTTGGGCAATGTTGACCAGAGCGTGACGCCAAGGGGTTCACCGGGGCGATAGATCGTTTTTTGTGTCTTCAGATCAAAGGGACCACGCCCAAATGATTCAGGAGTAAATCCAAGCTCAAACCGGTCTCGATCAAGTTCTGCCAGACAGGCGCTGAACCGCACGTCAGGTCTGGCCAGTTCATCAGTCGGAAGTTCAACTCGGGCCAGCCCGTAACGACTGGTTTTGAATTTCCCAAGCGACGCCTTTTGGCGCTTTTCATTGGTTCGATTTGGCCCAAAAGTTACAAGCCAGTCGGATGTCAGTTCAAATTCTGCCGCACAGGGTGTTCCATCGGCGGCGCAGGTGGCCACATACACCATACCAGGAACGTGAGGGTTCAACGATTTTCGAGCCGAAAGGACATACAAATGAACCGGAGTTTTCGACAATCGCAGGTACAGCCGAGAAGACTCAGTTTTGCCGCTGGTTGGATCGCTCCATTCCACATCGAATGAAACATCCCGAAACCAGTCATGTCCACCACCGGAAAAATCGTCGTGATCGCGCGTGAGGTCAATTGGAAACTGGACCTGCCCAGCCAGGTTGGTTTTGACTTCGACTATAACTTCCTCGACTTGCGTTGTGGTTTGTTTTTCCTGATTCCAACCATCACGGCGGCGAATCACCCGGACCAATCCCTCACAGATCGGCTCTCCTGAAAGATAAACCGCACTGGCACTTACGGTTGCAGTCTGACCGGGAAGATAAAACGAACGGTCAGTCTGAGCGGTCACAACAAACTGGGGTAATTCATACCGGCTGATTTTCACCTGTTGCGAGGTCGAACCAATCACCTCGGAGGTTACATCCATCACCTGCGCCTGAATGGTCAACAGTTCGGCTGGCTGGGTTTCTGGAATTGCCCAGTCAATCGCGGCGATTCCAAATTTCGACGTAGGACTGACAGTTCGAAAGACCTCGGAATAGGTTGAATTTTCCACTCGAAATTCTACTGGGACACCAGCCAGGGCCAGCCTGGAAGTTTGCTCTAGAACAATCGCTCGCACATGCAGAATCTGTCCGGGCTGGTAGACAGGTTTATCTGTAGTGAGCATTACCTGGGCGTTTTTCTCAACTTCAACGTCCCGCCTGAAAGTGTGGGTGTATTTTCC
The nucleotide sequence above comes from Acidobacteriota bacterium. Encoded proteins:
- a CDS encoding transposase, whose protein sequence is MIRVEKHHIKPDSPFFAEADDLCFRSKNLYNLALYEQRQRFFEVGTVFSYEQLDVRLKAGDAYRGLPAKVSQQVLKQVCQDWTSYFAATAEYARDPDKFLAEPKIPKYKPKATGRNVVIYTIQAVSRKALKRGVIHPSQTNFSFATKIPRNQIQQVRIVPKLNSYVLEVVYELPDVTEPSSSN
- a CDS encoding carboxypeptidase regulatory-like domain-containing protein; protein product: MRLAVWCVWCGIISGLILFSSLNITAQTGLYVDEAASRFDFGSSQAQVQLVVYNPTASVTPAEVKLEILNEKNEVRAEPAQIVQLQPGKQTFVCPVTILDQEKQSELVLLRRLRYQVIPQGDLQPVQGVVALSQLCPEYFTPGLTTPRNLPRRGKWWVEAKTFHPFSGVPAQGVEVVATLTIGAEKSPQIRTVSGQTNADGLARLVFDLPPLTDSDPVALQLTCHRGKYTHTFRRDVEVEKNAQVMLTTDKPVYQPGQILHVRAIVLEQTSRLALAGVPVEFRVENSTYSEVFRTVSPTSKFGIAAIDWAIPETQPAELLTIQAQVMDVTSEVIGSTSQQVKISRYELPQFVVTAQTDRSFYLPGQTATVSASAVYLSGEPICEGLVRVIRRRDGWNQEKQTTTQVEEVIVEVKTNLAGQVQFPIDLTRDHDDFSGGGHDWFRDVSFDVEWSDPTSGKTESSRLYLRLSKTPVHLYVLSARKSLNPHVPGMVYVATCAADGTPCAAEFELTSDWLVTFGPNRTNEKRQKASLGKFKTSRYGLARVELPTDELARPDVRFSACLAELDRDRFELGFTPESFGRGPFDLKTQKTIYRPGEPLGVTLWSTLPKCWGQVSVIRGNEIVASKVVPLKPGKTSVVFPYQPNLKGKLLVAVTSPHFSSEWILPGQWVVYVPDEVPRLTIDTSSKMIEPGAEAEIVCHLQTTDGKPVTGVLGVSVVDCAIPMHIQNDGEETGPICYDGGLDQARGRWMIGRLSLSDLSRLDPAQPISDELQLVAEVLAWQWYSVPEFFREDTDLWGARCIAHFFQPDIQKQLEPLLDLVKAHVTQAITRPETVAQVESIVAAGGQSFAALRDPWGMPYQVTVTRRQARDVLEIYSSGPDRTPKTIDDFLAGECGWVYSTALKKAIDQASASYFQHTGIYIRDYDTLKTEMARQGIDLDHRRDEWGRGLFFDFPILRSCYAILVRSTGERGQASPSDEFYDGSALDRGGFLLTASVLDSFRKVREQFTATVFHSGEAILKPENREAALQAALKQNGLDLEQLRDPWGSPCFVLFKKNSLSELPESKTSEWWTISLCSPGPDKRHAGSGFTLATSSVLLEVAPPSHQAQPGSSRPGSGAMVGLVSDEFGNPLSNVRLELKNETTGRLTYHWTNQDGTYLINNLPPGQYEIISDSENLLPRSIQPVVVDVERVTLINLVLRIGEVTELEIGRMQSNTTNMNVWYAPNYFHTTPMPANRGLRVPVRSPKRPTAPHLRQDFTETALWAPRLATDHQGRVSVKLKFPPAATTWRLSVVALTADGQILQKDKFVPVGTTFMPCGCEK